In the genome of Streptomyces sp. Tu 3180, the window CGCGGCCCGCGCCGCCCTCTCCCCGCGCCACTTCGCCCGCGCCTTCCGCGCCGAGACCGGCACGACGCCGGGCCGCTACGTCGACCGGGTACGCCTCGAGCACGCCCGGCGCCTGCTGGAGGACACCGGTGACGGCGTCGAAGAGATCTCCCGCGCCAGCGGCTACGGCACCCCCGAGGCGATGCGGCGCGCCTTCGTCCGCGCCCTCGGCGCGTCACCGGCGGAGTACCGACGCCGCTTCCGGCCCGCTCCCACGCCCGCCCGCCCCTGAAAGGCCACCGATGCAGATCGCCGTCGTCCTCTTCGACCGCTTCACCGCCCTCGACGCCGTGGGCCCGTACGAGACCCTCGGCCGCCTCCCGGACGCGCGGACCGTCTTCGTCGCCGAGCGGACCGGACCCGTGCGCGCCGACACCGGTGCGCTCGCGCTCACCGCGGACCGGACCCTGGCCGAGGTGCAGAGCCCGGACATCGTCGTCGTCCCCGGCGGCCCCGGGCAGACGCCCCAGATGGAGAACGAGGCCCTGCTGGACTGGCTGCGCACCGCCGACGCCACCAGCACCTGGACGACGTCCGTGTGCACCGGCTCCCTGCTGCTCGCCGCCGCCGGGCTCCTCGAAGGGCGCCGTGCGACCTCGCACTGGCTGGCCCTGGACCAGCTGAGGCGGTTCGGCGCCGAACCGACGGGGGAGCGGGTCGTCACCGACGGCAAGTACATGACGGCGGCCGGCGTCTCGTCCGGCATCGACATGGGCCTCACCCTGCTCGGCCGGATCGCCGGGGACGAACACGCCCAGGCGGTCCAGCTCGCCACGGAGTACGACCCCCAGCCGCCCTACGACGCGGGATCGCCGGGGAAGGCGCCCGCGCATCTCGTGGAGAGGCTCCGGTCGGGG includes:
- a CDS encoding DJ-1/PfpI family protein encodes the protein MQIAVVLFDRFTALDAVGPYETLGRLPDARTVFVAERTGPVRADTGALALTADRTLAEVQSPDIVVVPGGPGQTPQMENEALLDWLRTADATSTWTTSVCTGSLLLAAAGLLEGRRATSHWLALDQLRRFGAEPTGERVVTDGKYMTAAGVSSGIDMGLTLLGRIAGDEHAQAVQLATEYDPQPPYDAGSPGKAPAHLVERLRSGSRFILEQPRST